A portion of the Gossypium arboreum isolate Shixiya-1 chromosome 8, ASM2569848v2, whole genome shotgun sequence genome contains these proteins:
- the LOC108467107 gene encoding uncharacterized protein LOC108467107 isoform X2, with translation MEAAAAVAAARGGALPMSSSSRKEWRAVSDHHLVRSHGDEVEMDRSKLGQSDERTIYEVQHGREPADVDFCSITADESLDDDVLQQRIHNITRQREELLQMEVELRAQAIARSRVLEIQSSCDAKITAHVNAVAKLEEQLDEREQTIHEFERKMEEKDRELHAIKVDKEEVWAKEDLLREQNKELATFRRERDHSEAERAQHIKQIHDLQEHVQEKERQLIDLQEQYRAAQEAILYKDEQLRDAQTWISRVQEMDALQSSTNHSLQAELRERTEQYNQLWHGCQRQFAEMERLHLHTIHQLQLELADVRERNGSYTDESHTSRTKSKDVSQFGQTNGKQVDSNGSGATNANTGIISNGASDNVQTFVSPGNAPNPNQNDHVPSVPIAPLGLPTYLPPGQVSALHSFIMHQQGAPHSVTSHVGHYSMPDTASIQQWQNQLTSPEGLQLSAENHIPPSQTDQKLGSSDVKYEYDLSVNGQAIRSDYLDHMNQGAEPNSVISSSSGKAQVDESINASYLVDSQPEPAMPQASSQFHGALRLSSEPKEQNILNMNNHVQEDQIQTAKETSTAAAAAASPSHDTSLHSVNFCETTIKNGTGAILPEKPVSTGQTNNLISAKTSETALLDERSLLACIVRTIPTGGKIRISSTLPNRLGKMLAPLHWHDYKKKYGKLDDFVAGHPALFLIEGDYIRLREGAQEMIAATAAVAKVAAAAAASSPYSSILPSVAVTPMAQPNRLKKGLPTADSNHAKNENAAFKGYAVISKTAAGDHSQLSGMQNQHPNGVSFGVAGNLSNVKILSKSNGANSERSSLKNVERQASGQGRSNSNFAGKQQGRATGAALSSRR, from the exons GAAATGGACAGATCAAAGTTGGGACAGTCAGATGAGAGAACCATATATGAG GTGCAGCACGGAAGAGAGCCTGCTGATGTTGACTTCTGCTCAATCACGGCTGATGAAAGTTTAGATGATGATGTATTACAACAGAGGATCCACAATATTACTAGACAAAGAGAGGAGCTATTGCAGATGGAGGTTGAACTCCGAGCACAGGCAATTGCAAGATCAAGGGTCCTGGAAATTCAGAGCAGCTGTGATGCAAAAATAACAGCCCATGTCAATGCTGTTGCCAAGCTTGAG GAGCAACTCGATGAAAGAGAACAGACCATACATGAATTCGAAAGGAAAATGGAAGAGAAAGACAGAGAGTTGCATGCCATCAAAGTTGATAAAGAAGAG GTCTGGGCAAAGGAAGATCTTCTCAGAGAGCAAAACAAGGAACTGGCTACTTTCAG AAGAGAACGTGATCATTCAGAAGCTGAGAGAGCTCAACACATAAAACAGATACATGATCTTCAAGAGCATGTTCAAGAGAAAGAGAGGCAGCTTATTGACTTGCAGGAACAG TATAGGGCTGCTCAGGAAGCCATTCTTTATAAGGATGAACAGTTGAGAGATGCCCAAACTTGGATTTCTCGTGTCCAGGAGATGGATGCTTTGCAGTCAAGTACAAACCACTCCTTACAGGCTGAGTTGAGAGAACGTACAGAGCAATATAACCAGCTCTGGCATGGATGTCAGAGACAG TTTGCAGAGATGGAGAGACTTCATTTGCATACAATACATCAACTTCAACTTGAGCTGGCTGATGTGAGAGAGAGGAATGGTTCTTATACTGATGAATCACATACGTCCCGAACAAAATCAAAAGATGTATCTCAATTTGGTCAAACTAATGGGAAACAGGTGGATTCTAATGGAAGTGGTGCAACAAATGCTAATACTGGGATTATTTCAAATGGGGCTTCAGACAATGTCCAAACTTTTGTTTCACCTGGAAATGCACCAAATCCG AATCAGAATGACCATGTTCCAagtgttccaattgctccacttGGGTTGCCTACATACCTCCCACCTGGGCAGGTGTCTGCTCTGCATTCATTTATCATGCATCAACAGGGAGCTCCCCATTCTGTGACATCTCATGTTGGACACTACTCAATGCCAGATACAGCATCCATCCAACAGTGGCAGAACCAGCTG ACTTCCCCAGAGGGTTTACAGCTGTCTGCAGAGAATCATATTCCACCATCCCAAACTGATCAAAAGCTTGGGAGCTCAGATGTAAAGTATGAATATGACTTGTCTGTCAATGGACAAGCCATTCGTTCAGACTATCTGGATCATATGAACCAAGGGGCAGAGCCCAATTCTGTGATATCATCATCTTCTGGGAAAGCTCAG GTTGATGAGTCAATTAATGCAAGTTACCTTGTGGACTCCCAACCTGAGCCAGCCATGCCGCAGGCCTCTTCACAATTTCATGGTGCTTTAAGATTGAGCTCTGAACCCAAG GAACAAAATATTCTGAATATGAATAATCATGTGCAAGAGGATCAAATCCAAACAGCGAAGGAAACAAGTACTGCAGCTGCTGCTGCTGCCAGTCCATCTCATGATACTTCACTGCATTCTGTTAATTTCTGTGAAACGACAATAAAAAATGGAACTGGTGCTATTTTGCCTGAAAAGCCGGTCTCAACTGGCCAGACTAATAACCTGATATCAGCTAAGACTTCAGAGACAGCTCTGCTTGATGAGAGGTCTTTGTTGGCTTGCATTGTTCGCACGATTCCAACTGGTGGCAAAATTCGGATCAGTTCCACG CTACCAAATAGGTTGGGGAAAATGCTTGCACCTTTACACTGGCATGATTACAAGAAGAAGTATGGAAAGCTGGATGACTTTGTAGCCGGTCACCCTGCG TTGTTTCTGATTGAGGGCGATTATATTCGGCTTCGAGAGGGAGCACAAGAAATGATAGCAGCCACTGCTGCTGTTGCTAAAGTTGCTGCAGCAGCTGCAGCCTCATCTCCTTACTCCTCGATTCTGCCTTCTGTTGCTGTTACTCCAATGGCACAACCTAACCGACTAAAGAAGGGTCTCCCAACAGCTGACTCCAACCATGCGAAGAATGAGAATGCTGCTTTCAAGGGGTATGCAGTTATCTCCAAAACTGCAGCTGGTGATCATTCACAGCTGTCAGGAATGCAGAATCAACATCCCAATGGTGTTTCTTTTGGAGTGGCTGGAAATCTCTCAAATGTAAAAATATTGAGCAAATCTAATGGAGCAAATTCTGAGAGATCAAGTCTGAAAAATGTTGAAAGGCAGGCCTCTGGTCAGGGAAGGTCTAATTCTAATTTTGCTGGAAAACAGCAGGGCAG GGCAACTGGGGCAGCTTTATCTTCTAGAAGATAG
- the LOC108467107 gene encoding uncharacterized protein LOC108467107 isoform X3 gives MEAAAAVAAARGGALPMSSSSRKEWRAVSDHHLVRSHGDEVEMDRSKLGQSDERTIYEVQHGREPADVDFCSITADESLDDDVLQQRIHNITRQREELLQMEVELRAQAIARSRVLEIQSSCDAKITAHVNAVAKLEEQLDEREQTIHEFERKMEEKDRELHAIKVDKEEVWAKEDLLREQNKELATFRRERDHSEAERAQHIKQIHDLQEHVQEKERQLIDLQEQYRAAQEAILYKDEQLRDAQTWISRVQEMDALQSSTNHSLQAELRERTEQYNQLWHGCQRQFAEMERLHLHTIHQLQLELADVRERNGSYTDESHTSRTKSKDVSQFGQTNGKQVDSNGSGATNANTGIISNGASDNVQTFVSPGNAPNPNDHVPSVPIAPLGLPTYLPPGQVSALHSFIMHQQGAPHSVTSHVGHYSMPDTASIQQWQNQLTSPEGLQLSAENHIPPSQTDQKLGSSDVKYEYDLSVNGQAIRSDYLDHMNQGAEPNSVISSSSGKAQVDESINASYLVDSQPEPAMPQASSQFHGALRLSSEPKEQNILNMNNHVQEDQIQTAKETSTAAAAAASPSHDTSLHSVNFCETTIKNGTGAILPEKPVSTGQTNNLISAKTSETALLDERSLLACIVRTIPTGGKIRISSTLPNRLGKMLAPLHWHDYKKKYGKLDDFVAGHPALFLIEGDYIRLREGAQEMIAATAAVAKVAAAAAASSPYSSILPSVAVTPMAQPNRLKKGLPTADSNHAKNENAAFKGYAVISKTAAGDHSQLSGMQNQHPNGVSFGVAGNLSNVKILSKSNGANSERSSLKNVERQASGQGRSNSNFAGKQQGRATGAALSSRR, from the exons GAAATGGACAGATCAAAGTTGGGACAGTCAGATGAGAGAACCATATATGAG GTGCAGCACGGAAGAGAGCCTGCTGATGTTGACTTCTGCTCAATCACGGCTGATGAAAGTTTAGATGATGATGTATTACAACAGAGGATCCACAATATTACTAGACAAAGAGAGGAGCTATTGCAGATGGAGGTTGAACTCCGAGCACAGGCAATTGCAAGATCAAGGGTCCTGGAAATTCAGAGCAGCTGTGATGCAAAAATAACAGCCCATGTCAATGCTGTTGCCAAGCTTGAG GAGCAACTCGATGAAAGAGAACAGACCATACATGAATTCGAAAGGAAAATGGAAGAGAAAGACAGAGAGTTGCATGCCATCAAAGTTGATAAAGAAGAG GTCTGGGCAAAGGAAGATCTTCTCAGAGAGCAAAACAAGGAACTGGCTACTTTCAG AAGAGAACGTGATCATTCAGAAGCTGAGAGAGCTCAACACATAAAACAGATACATGATCTTCAAGAGCATGTTCAAGAGAAAGAGAGGCAGCTTATTGACTTGCAGGAACAG TATAGGGCTGCTCAGGAAGCCATTCTTTATAAGGATGAACAGTTGAGAGATGCCCAAACTTGGATTTCTCGTGTCCAGGAGATGGATGCTTTGCAGTCAAGTACAAACCACTCCTTACAGGCTGAGTTGAGAGAACGTACAGAGCAATATAACCAGCTCTGGCATGGATGTCAGAGACAG TTTGCAGAGATGGAGAGACTTCATTTGCATACAATACATCAACTTCAACTTGAGCTGGCTGATGTGAGAGAGAGGAATGGTTCTTATACTGATGAATCACATACGTCCCGAACAAAATCAAAAGATGTATCTCAATTTGGTCAAACTAATGGGAAACAGGTGGATTCTAATGGAAGTGGTGCAACAAATGCTAATACTGGGATTATTTCAAATGGGGCTTCAGACAATGTCCAAACTTTTGTTTCACCTGGAAATGCACCAAATCCG AATGACCATGTTCCAagtgttccaattgctccacttGGGTTGCCTACATACCTCCCACCTGGGCAGGTGTCTGCTCTGCATTCATTTATCATGCATCAACAGGGAGCTCCCCATTCTGTGACATCTCATGTTGGACACTACTCAATGCCAGATACAGCATCCATCCAACAGTGGCAGAACCAGCTG ACTTCCCCAGAGGGTTTACAGCTGTCTGCAGAGAATCATATTCCACCATCCCAAACTGATCAAAAGCTTGGGAGCTCAGATGTAAAGTATGAATATGACTTGTCTGTCAATGGACAAGCCATTCGTTCAGACTATCTGGATCATATGAACCAAGGGGCAGAGCCCAATTCTGTGATATCATCATCTTCTGGGAAAGCTCAG GTTGATGAGTCAATTAATGCAAGTTACCTTGTGGACTCCCAACCTGAGCCAGCCATGCCGCAGGCCTCTTCACAATTTCATGGTGCTTTAAGATTGAGCTCTGAACCCAAG GAACAAAATATTCTGAATATGAATAATCATGTGCAAGAGGATCAAATCCAAACAGCGAAGGAAACAAGTACTGCAGCTGCTGCTGCTGCCAGTCCATCTCATGATACTTCACTGCATTCTGTTAATTTCTGTGAAACGACAATAAAAAATGGAACTGGTGCTATTTTGCCTGAAAAGCCGGTCTCAACTGGCCAGACTAATAACCTGATATCAGCTAAGACTTCAGAGACAGCTCTGCTTGATGAGAGGTCTTTGTTGGCTTGCATTGTTCGCACGATTCCAACTGGTGGCAAAATTCGGATCAGTTCCACG CTACCAAATAGGTTGGGGAAAATGCTTGCACCTTTACACTGGCATGATTACAAGAAGAAGTATGGAAAGCTGGATGACTTTGTAGCCGGTCACCCTGCG TTGTTTCTGATTGAGGGCGATTATATTCGGCTTCGAGAGGGAGCACAAGAAATGATAGCAGCCACTGCTGCTGTTGCTAAAGTTGCTGCAGCAGCTGCAGCCTCATCTCCTTACTCCTCGATTCTGCCTTCTGTTGCTGTTACTCCAATGGCACAACCTAACCGACTAAAGAAGGGTCTCCCAACAGCTGACTCCAACCATGCGAAGAATGAGAATGCTGCTTTCAAGGGGTATGCAGTTATCTCCAAAACTGCAGCTGGTGATCATTCACAGCTGTCAGGAATGCAGAATCAACATCCCAATGGTGTTTCTTTTGGAGTGGCTGGAAATCTCTCAAATGTAAAAATATTGAGCAAATCTAATGGAGCAAATTCTGAGAGATCAAGTCTGAAAAATGTTGAAAGGCAGGCCTCTGGTCAGGGAAGGTCTAATTCTAATTTTGCTGGAAAACAGCAGGGCAG GGCAACTGGGGCAGCTTTATCTTCTAGAAGATA
- the LOC108467107 gene encoding uncharacterized protein LOC108467107 isoform X1, whose translation MEAAAAVAAARGGALPMSSSSRKEWRAVSDHHLVRSHGDEVEMDRSKLGQSDERTIYEVQHGREPADVDFCSITADESLDDDVLQQRIHNITRQREELLQMEVELRAQAIARSRVLEIQSSCDAKITAHVNAVAKLEEQLDEREQTIHEFERKMEEKDRELHAIKVDKEEVWAKEDLLREQNKELATFRRERDHSEAERAQHIKQIHDLQEHVQEKERQLIDLQEQYRAAQEAILYKDEQLRDAQTWISRVQEMDALQSSTNHSLQAELRERTEQYNQLWHGCQRQFAEMERLHLHTIHQLQLELADVRERNGSYTDESHTSRTKSKDVSQFGQTNGKQVDSNGSGATNANTGIISNGASDNVQTFVSPGNAPNPNQNDHVPSVPIAPLGLPTYLPPGQVSALHSFIMHQQGAPHSVTSHVGHYSMPDTASIQQWQNQLTSPEGLQLSAENHIPPSQTDQKLGSSDVKYEYDLSVNGQAIRSDYLDHMNQGAEPNSVISSSSGKAQVDESINASYLVDSQPEPAMPQASSQFHGALRLSSEPKEQNILNMNNHVQEDQIQTAKETSTAAAAAASPSHDTSLHSVNFCETTIKNGTGAILPEKPVSTGQTNNLISAKTSETALLDERSLLACIVRTIPTGGKIRISSTLPNRLGKMLAPLHWHDYKKKYGKLDDFVAGHPALFLIEGDYIRLREGAQEMIAATAAVAKVAAAAAASSPYSSILPSVAVTPMAQPNRLKKGLPTADSNHAKNENAAFKGYAVISKTAAGDHSQLSGMQNQHPNGVSFGVAGNLSNVKILSKSNGANSERSSLKNVERQASGQGRSNSNFAGKQQGRATGAALSSRR comes from the exons GAAATGGACAGATCAAAGTTGGGACAGTCAGATGAGAGAACCATATATGAG GTGCAGCACGGAAGAGAGCCTGCTGATGTTGACTTCTGCTCAATCACGGCTGATGAAAGTTTAGATGATGATGTATTACAACAGAGGATCCACAATATTACTAGACAAAGAGAGGAGCTATTGCAGATGGAGGTTGAACTCCGAGCACAGGCAATTGCAAGATCAAGGGTCCTGGAAATTCAGAGCAGCTGTGATGCAAAAATAACAGCCCATGTCAATGCTGTTGCCAAGCTTGAG GAGCAACTCGATGAAAGAGAACAGACCATACATGAATTCGAAAGGAAAATGGAAGAGAAAGACAGAGAGTTGCATGCCATCAAAGTTGATAAAGAAGAG GTCTGGGCAAAGGAAGATCTTCTCAGAGAGCAAAACAAGGAACTGGCTACTTTCAG AAGAGAACGTGATCATTCAGAAGCTGAGAGAGCTCAACACATAAAACAGATACATGATCTTCAAGAGCATGTTCAAGAGAAAGAGAGGCAGCTTATTGACTTGCAGGAACAG TATAGGGCTGCTCAGGAAGCCATTCTTTATAAGGATGAACAGTTGAGAGATGCCCAAACTTGGATTTCTCGTGTCCAGGAGATGGATGCTTTGCAGTCAAGTACAAACCACTCCTTACAGGCTGAGTTGAGAGAACGTACAGAGCAATATAACCAGCTCTGGCATGGATGTCAGAGACAG TTTGCAGAGATGGAGAGACTTCATTTGCATACAATACATCAACTTCAACTTGAGCTGGCTGATGTGAGAGAGAGGAATGGTTCTTATACTGATGAATCACATACGTCCCGAACAAAATCAAAAGATGTATCTCAATTTGGTCAAACTAATGGGAAACAGGTGGATTCTAATGGAAGTGGTGCAACAAATGCTAATACTGGGATTATTTCAAATGGGGCTTCAGACAATGTCCAAACTTTTGTTTCACCTGGAAATGCACCAAATCCG AATCAGAATGACCATGTTCCAagtgttccaattgctccacttGGGTTGCCTACATACCTCCCACCTGGGCAGGTGTCTGCTCTGCATTCATTTATCATGCATCAACAGGGAGCTCCCCATTCTGTGACATCTCATGTTGGACACTACTCAATGCCAGATACAGCATCCATCCAACAGTGGCAGAACCAGCTG ACTTCCCCAGAGGGTTTACAGCTGTCTGCAGAGAATCATATTCCACCATCCCAAACTGATCAAAAGCTTGGGAGCTCAGATGTAAAGTATGAATATGACTTGTCTGTCAATGGACAAGCCATTCGTTCAGACTATCTGGATCATATGAACCAAGGGGCAGAGCCCAATTCTGTGATATCATCATCTTCTGGGAAAGCTCAG GTTGATGAGTCAATTAATGCAAGTTACCTTGTGGACTCCCAACCTGAGCCAGCCATGCCGCAGGCCTCTTCACAATTTCATGGTGCTTTAAGATTGAGCTCTGAACCCAAG GAACAAAATATTCTGAATATGAATAATCATGTGCAAGAGGATCAAATCCAAACAGCGAAGGAAACAAGTACTGCAGCTGCTGCTGCTGCCAGTCCATCTCATGATACTTCACTGCATTCTGTTAATTTCTGTGAAACGACAATAAAAAATGGAACTGGTGCTATTTTGCCTGAAAAGCCGGTCTCAACTGGCCAGACTAATAACCTGATATCAGCTAAGACTTCAGAGACAGCTCTGCTTGATGAGAGGTCTTTGTTGGCTTGCATTGTTCGCACGATTCCAACTGGTGGCAAAATTCGGATCAGTTCCACG CTACCAAATAGGTTGGGGAAAATGCTTGCACCTTTACACTGGCATGATTACAAGAAGAAGTATGGAAAGCTGGATGACTTTGTAGCCGGTCACCCTGCG TTGTTTCTGATTGAGGGCGATTATATTCGGCTTCGAGAGGGAGCACAAGAAATGATAGCAGCCACTGCTGCTGTTGCTAAAGTTGCTGCAGCAGCTGCAGCCTCATCTCCTTACTCCTCGATTCTGCCTTCTGTTGCTGTTACTCCAATGGCACAACCTAACCGACTAAAGAAGGGTCTCCCAACAGCTGACTCCAACCATGCGAAGAATGAGAATGCTGCTTTCAAGGGGTATGCAGTTATCTCCAAAACTGCAGCTGGTGATCATTCACAGCTGTCAGGAATGCAGAATCAACATCCCAATGGTGTTTCTTTTGGAGTGGCTGGAAATCTCTCAAATGTAAAAATATTGAGCAAATCTAATGGAGCAAATTCTGAGAGATCAAGTCTGAAAAATGTTGAAAGGCAGGCCTCTGGTCAGGGAAGGTCTAATTCTAATTTTGCTGGAAAACAGCAGGGCAG GGCAACTGGGGCAGCTTTATCTTCTAGAAGATA
- the LOC108467107 gene encoding uncharacterized protein LOC108467107 isoform X5, with translation MEAAAAVAAARGGALPMSSSSRKEWRAVSDHHLVRSHGDEVEMDRSKLGQSDERTIYEHGREPADVDFCSITADESLDDDVLQQRIHNITRQREELLQMEVELRAQAIARSRVLEIQSSCDAKITAHVNAVAKLEEQLDEREQTIHEFERKMEEKDRELHAIKVDKEEVWAKEDLLREQNKELATFRRERDHSEAERAQHIKQIHDLQEHVQEKERQLIDLQEQYRAAQEAILYKDEQLRDAQTWISRVQEMDALQSSTNHSLQAELRERTEQYNQLWHGCQRQFAEMERLHLHTIHQLQLELADVRERNGSYTDESHTSRTKSKDVSQFGQTNGKQVDSNGSGATNANTGIISNGASDNVQTFVSPGNAPNPNDHVPSVPIAPLGLPTYLPPGQVSALHSFIMHQQGAPHSVTSHVGHYSMPDTASIQQWQNQLTSPEGLQLSAENHIPPSQTDQKLGSSDVKYEYDLSVNGQAIRSDYLDHMNQGAEPNSVISSSSGKAQVDESINASYLVDSQPEPAMPQASSQFHGALRLSSEPKEQNILNMNNHVQEDQIQTAKETSTAAAAAASPSHDTSLHSVNFCETTIKNGTGAILPEKPVSTGQTNNLISAKTSETALLDERSLLACIVRTIPTGGKIRISSTLPNRLGKMLAPLHWHDYKKKYGKLDDFVAGHPALFLIEGDYIRLREGAQEMIAATAAVAKVAAAAAASSPYSSILPSVAVTPMAQPNRLKKGLPTADSNHAKNENAAFKGYAVISKTAAGDHSQLSGMQNQHPNGVSFGVAGNLSNVKILSKSNGANSERSSLKNVERQASGQGRSNSNFAGKQQGRATGAALSSRR, from the exons GAAATGGACAGATCAAAGTTGGGACAGTCAGATGAGAGAACCATATATGAG CACGGAAGAGAGCCTGCTGATGTTGACTTCTGCTCAATCACGGCTGATGAAAGTTTAGATGATGATGTATTACAACAGAGGATCCACAATATTACTAGACAAAGAGAGGAGCTATTGCAGATGGAGGTTGAACTCCGAGCACAGGCAATTGCAAGATCAAGGGTCCTGGAAATTCAGAGCAGCTGTGATGCAAAAATAACAGCCCATGTCAATGCTGTTGCCAAGCTTGAG GAGCAACTCGATGAAAGAGAACAGACCATACATGAATTCGAAAGGAAAATGGAAGAGAAAGACAGAGAGTTGCATGCCATCAAAGTTGATAAAGAAGAG GTCTGGGCAAAGGAAGATCTTCTCAGAGAGCAAAACAAGGAACTGGCTACTTTCAG AAGAGAACGTGATCATTCAGAAGCTGAGAGAGCTCAACACATAAAACAGATACATGATCTTCAAGAGCATGTTCAAGAGAAAGAGAGGCAGCTTATTGACTTGCAGGAACAG TATAGGGCTGCTCAGGAAGCCATTCTTTATAAGGATGAACAGTTGAGAGATGCCCAAACTTGGATTTCTCGTGTCCAGGAGATGGATGCTTTGCAGTCAAGTACAAACCACTCCTTACAGGCTGAGTTGAGAGAACGTACAGAGCAATATAACCAGCTCTGGCATGGATGTCAGAGACAG TTTGCAGAGATGGAGAGACTTCATTTGCATACAATACATCAACTTCAACTTGAGCTGGCTGATGTGAGAGAGAGGAATGGTTCTTATACTGATGAATCACATACGTCCCGAACAAAATCAAAAGATGTATCTCAATTTGGTCAAACTAATGGGAAACAGGTGGATTCTAATGGAAGTGGTGCAACAAATGCTAATACTGGGATTATTTCAAATGGGGCTTCAGACAATGTCCAAACTTTTGTTTCACCTGGAAATGCACCAAATCCG AATGACCATGTTCCAagtgttccaattgctccacttGGGTTGCCTACATACCTCCCACCTGGGCAGGTGTCTGCTCTGCATTCATTTATCATGCATCAACAGGGAGCTCCCCATTCTGTGACATCTCATGTTGGACACTACTCAATGCCAGATACAGCATCCATCCAACAGTGGCAGAACCAGCTG ACTTCCCCAGAGGGTTTACAGCTGTCTGCAGAGAATCATATTCCACCATCCCAAACTGATCAAAAGCTTGGGAGCTCAGATGTAAAGTATGAATATGACTTGTCTGTCAATGGACAAGCCATTCGTTCAGACTATCTGGATCATATGAACCAAGGGGCAGAGCCCAATTCTGTGATATCATCATCTTCTGGGAAAGCTCAG GTTGATGAGTCAATTAATGCAAGTTACCTTGTGGACTCCCAACCTGAGCCAGCCATGCCGCAGGCCTCTTCACAATTTCATGGTGCTTTAAGATTGAGCTCTGAACCCAAG GAACAAAATATTCTGAATATGAATAATCATGTGCAAGAGGATCAAATCCAAACAGCGAAGGAAACAAGTACTGCAGCTGCTGCTGCTGCCAGTCCATCTCATGATACTTCACTGCATTCTGTTAATTTCTGTGAAACGACAATAAAAAATGGAACTGGTGCTATTTTGCCTGAAAAGCCGGTCTCAACTGGCCAGACTAATAACCTGATATCAGCTAAGACTTCAGAGACAGCTCTGCTTGATGAGAGGTCTTTGTTGGCTTGCATTGTTCGCACGATTCCAACTGGTGGCAAAATTCGGATCAGTTCCACG CTACCAAATAGGTTGGGGAAAATGCTTGCACCTTTACACTGGCATGATTACAAGAAGAAGTATGGAAAGCTGGATGACTTTGTAGCCGGTCACCCTGCG TTGTTTCTGATTGAGGGCGATTATATTCGGCTTCGAGAGGGAGCACAAGAAATGATAGCAGCCACTGCTGCTGTTGCTAAAGTTGCTGCAGCAGCTGCAGCCTCATCTCCTTACTCCTCGATTCTGCCTTCTGTTGCTGTTACTCCAATGGCACAACCTAACCGACTAAAGAAGGGTCTCCCAACAGCTGACTCCAACCATGCGAAGAATGAGAATGCTGCTTTCAAGGGGTATGCAGTTATCTCCAAAACTGCAGCTGGTGATCATTCACAGCTGTCAGGAATGCAGAATCAACATCCCAATGGTGTTTCTTTTGGAGTGGCTGGAAATCTCTCAAATGTAAAAATATTGAGCAAATCTAATGGAGCAAATTCTGAGAGATCAAGTCTGAAAAATGTTGAAAGGCAGGCCTCTGGTCAGGGAAGGTCTAATTCTAATTTTGCTGGAAAACAGCAGGGCAG GGCAACTGGGGCAGCTTTATCTTCTAGAAGATA